ATGATCAGGTTTCCTCGAATCACGGTTTGAACCGCCGATGTTACTTTTCTTCCGACTTGTTCTTCCAATTGTCTGGAAAAAGGGAGGTTATCCAAGATGAACCGCTCCACTTTTTTTCCGTCCTGATAAAGAAAGAAAAGAACAAGAAGGGCGAAGAAAAGATTCATCAGAATCCCAGTAGGCAATTCAATGTTTCCCAGGATAAAAGAGGAAGCGTTGCTTAAAATTCCGTAAATACTGTCGAGATTTAAAATGTCGACGTAGTTCTCGGCAAATTCTCCGTAGATTTCGGGAACTTTCACCCAGAAAAATTCGTTGTCGGTGATAAAATCCGTAAGCATCGCGAAATTCATCAAGGTCTCGATCATCTTATCTTCGCTTAACGAAATTCTTAATTTGAATAGAATAGAAAGGGCTTCCTGGATGAGAGTACGAATCACGAAGTACGAAGGAATAAGAACGAGCATCGCAACGAGCGTGGTCATAATCCAAGGAACCAACCATTGAAATCGTTCTCCAAGATATTCCTTGAGGAGTTTGTATTGCCTTCTTGTGGCGAGATAAAGAATCAGAGCCATTAAGGAGGAATAAAGATAAGGACGAAAGACGAGAAAGAAAACTCCTATTGCAAAGAGAAAAAGAATCGAGAAAAAAATAACAAACGTATATTTACCGGGCTCTGGGTTGAGTGGAACTGCAGGTTCGAGCATCGATTAACCGCCTGATTTTTTATAGAAGAGTTTGATTCTGCTTCCGTTATCCGCGGCTTCAATCTGAATCGTAACCACTTTTTTATTCTGGCTCTCCGCCATGATCACGGTTTTCCGATCCGTGATTTCCTCTTGAAGAACCTTCCAATACAAGGATTTGAAAATGGAGGAATAATAAACTTCCATCTGTTTTTTCTTAAACGCGTGCGTGAAAACGAGAAAGGACTCTTTCGTATCGAAATATCCTCGTTCGGATTTCAACTCCGTAGAATAAATCAAAGCCGATCCCTCCGGAACGAACTCAACGGGAAGCGATCTCGGATTTCGAACCGGATTGTATTGAAGAGTCAATTTATTATAACGATACAATTCCGTCTTCGAATCGGAGGAAAAGACGGCGTTGGGCGCAACCAAAGCACAGAAAAGGAAAAGAGCTAAAAAATAGAATCGAGTAGGGTTCACTTTTTTTACTTGAACCCTATCCGCCATCACTGACAATTCTTTTATTCATCCTTCATGACTTTTCAGGAAACACTGATTCAAATTCTTCACCGTTTTTCGGAAACCGATCCCGTATTCGTCTGGCTCTTTTTCGTATTCTCGAACTTTGCTGAAAATATTTTTCCGCCTTGGCCGGGTGATACGATCACCGTCTTTGGCGGCTTTTTGGTCGCAAGAAACTTAGAATCCTTCGGTTGGATCGCTCTTGTTTCGAGTACCTTTTTCGGAAACCTTTTGGGCGCCTGGGTCATGTATCGATTTGGGAACGTCTTTTTGCACTGGGTGAAAAAGAAAGATTTCCCGTTTAAGGATTCTCTCTATGATGAAGAATCCATCGAAAAAACGATGGCGTGGTTTCATAGAAACTCGATCGCGGTCGTTTTGTTTAGCCGATTTTCGGCGGGAATTCGATTTTTCGTTTCCATCGTGGCCGGAATGGTGAAGATGAATCCTCTCGTTTTTTTCGGGTGTTTTGCGATCGCGGTTTTTCTTTGGTGCGGAATTCTTATTTTTTCAGGTTTCTATCTCGGCGCCCATTGGGAAGCCGTCCTTGGTTTTTTAGAAATCTATAATAGAATCATCGTTGGATTGCTGATTCTTTTCGCGATCGGTTTTTTCTGGTATCGAAGACGGAGAAAAATCGCGGATCAAAATTCTTAATACAAGATCGTTTTTTACCCAAAGATCCGAAAATGACTTATTGAGGAAAAAAACTTTCCTCGGATTTTTTTTAAAAAAGTCCACTGTCCTCAATCTGCCGAAAAACCTCATAGAACCATTCCTCTTGGAAAGATGATTTTTTAGAACAACGTTTCGCCTTTGAACGAAAGGGATAACATCACTCACAAGTAGACTGAATCTGCAGAAAAATCTGTCGGAACTCCGACAATCCACCGTGAAACGGCGCGTCCCACCCAAATTTTGGGTGGAGGGGTGGGTGGCGGAAAAAAACACGGTGGACTTTTCTATATCACAAAATTCTAATCTTGCAAGTCAAAAATCCCTTATAGGAATTCCTACAAAACTTTTGTCACCGGACAGTTCTCGTTGTATTTCCTCTCAACTTTTTGGGCTAGGTTATCCGACGAAAGGAATCGTTTTTTTCGGAACCGAAAGGTGCGTAAACTACACCTTTTCCGAGTGAAAGAGAATGATGCGAAATTTGAACAAAATCGCTTTAGACTTCCTTCGCGCGAACTCAAAGACATATTAGAATTTTCTAAAATGAAGTTCTTTTTTTTTGAGCAACTCTTTTTAAGAAAGCTACTTTTCGGAAGAACCCTTTTCCTCCTTTTTTGGAATCCAAAGCACGTCTGTAAAATTCTTCTTACGTGATTTCTTCCCGATCGAGCGCTCTTTTGAGTCCTTGGATGATCAGATCCTTTTCCTCCTGATAATCACCCGGAAGTGTAAGATTCTGAATCCATTCCATCAAGGCGGGCGGGTCGATCACTTTTCCTTCCATCCATTCTCCCGCCATATCAGCGACGACTCGAAATACAGCGGACGTATCTAAGATTCCATTGTCTTGGAGAACCACCGCGAACCCCGGTGCGCCTTCGGTCAGAATGTATGGATGAATTTCCTTTTGTTTGAACGGATCGATTCCCGCAGGAAGGGCGCTTTGTACGTTCCAGTGCATCTCCTCTTCATCGGGTCCGTGCGTTGTTTTGTTGATAAGAACGAGCGCAACCGAATTTATATCCCCGTGAATTTTTCGATTTTCTGCACCCAGTTCGGCGATGGTTTTGGCGGCGTCTCTTGTAACCGCGTCCCTTCCTAAAAAGTTCAAACGATACAAGTAGTCTTCCAATTCTTTTCCGGCCATCTTTCCGGAAAGTATGTACTGATACAAAAGAAAGATCAGATAATCGCTTTCCGTATTGTCTCCGATCAAGATCTCTTTCGAATGAGTAGGGAGATACAAACGATCTCGAAGAAGAATCGTGAGTTTATAACTCATCTGATCGAACAAACTCTGAAACGAGGCTCCCGCGAATTTTCGGATTCTTTCCATTGAACCCAATAGTCCGTCGGTGATAAACTTTGTAGGATGTGTAACGGAATCCCAAAACTTTTCAACGATTCCTTTGATCGTTCCTTCCAAATACTTGAGATGCAAGGATTCCGTATCGATCGAATGACTTCGAATCGTGGACAGAAGTGTTCTTCTAAAAAAATGAGGACTTGCGGAGATAAAACAGAGAGGAGAATCCTCGGTCGCGAGTCGAATTTCCCGATATAGTGCCGGCATTCCGGGAAGCGGAAGTTTTTGCTGCGGTGTTTCGAATAACGTGGAAAGTTTCCCTTTGTTGGAATGGATGTCCGTCGCTAGATACGTCTGGTCGATATCGGAAGTTGTCACATAACCGCTGAAGTTTTCCGGAAGAATTCTTAGCTTTCCCTTTCCGATCAGTGAACTTCCGGATATTTCACTTTTCCCCTTTTGATTGAGATAGGCGATGTCCTTCGTAAACTGCCGGTAGGAATCCAATCTTTTAAAAAGAATTCGAAATGAATATTTTCCAGGAGGAAGAGGTTTTGTGAATTCGTGAAAGAAAAACCCTCCGTCGTCTCCTTTGATCTCGGGAGATTGATGCACCAGATTCTCCGATTCATCCCAAATCTCAGCAACTAAAATCGGTTTTCGAACCGGCTCCAATCCGTAATCCAAAAAAGGAGTGATTTCCCGATCCTGACCTTCGAACAAACCGGTCAAAAGATCCCAGCGAGAATCGTCCCTCATTTCTTCCGTGATCCCGGCGTCGACAACCTGGCCCCGAATGTAATACCGATTCTCGCGCCCTAAGGTTCCCCCGCAGATCGCGATTCTTTTTTTATCGACTAACTTTGCCGTTTCCGCTTTGGAATCTGCTTCTTCGCTCACTGTTCTTTCGTCCGCCTCGGATTTGATAGATGGGATGGATGGAAAATTGTACCGAATCGCCCAGAGAGTGAAAGCATAAAAAATGAAATTCTTTGTTTTCTGTACTCCCGATCAAAAAAACACTGGTACGTAAGAAGTGAGTCCGGATCGTATGAAAAAAAATTCCGTAAAATCCGGCTATTCCGGAGCAAAAACGATCTATATCCGAAAGTTGCGGTTTGAAGAAGCCCAGGAAAAACTCGAACGGGAGATTCAAGAGGCTTTCTTAGCCGGAGAAACGTTTGTGGAAATCATTCATGGAATCGGAGAAGGGATTCTCAAAAAATTAACTGTCGATACGATTCGAGCCCATGATTTTTTGAAAGAAGTGGACTATTCTCTGTATGGAATTTCCAATCCGGGTTCCACTTTGGTCGAAGTATTAGGACCCGATAAGGACACTCTCAAAAGGTATCTCAAATGACAAAAAACACGCTGGAGATTTTGGACGTAACGTTGAGAGACGGAGAGCAAACCAGAGGAGTCAGCTTTTCGACTTCAGAAAAACTGAATATTGCAAAATTCTTATTACAAAAATTGAATGTGGACCGAGTCGAAATTGCCTCAGCCAGGGTTTCCAAAGGAGAATTCGAGACGGTTCAGAAGATCATCGAATGGGCGGAAACCGAAAAACTCACCGATCGAATCGAACTCCTCGGATTCGTGGACGGAAACAAAACCGTGGATTGGATCCGAGACAGCGGAGCGAAAGTGTTGAACCTTTTGACAAAGGGTTCTCTCCATCACTTAGAAAAACAGTTAAACAAAACTCCGAAAGAATTTTTCACCGACATATCTTTTGTCATAGATTACGCAAGAAAGAACGGACTCCGTATCAACGTCTATCTCGAGGATTGGTCCAACGGATTTCGAAATAGTCCCGATTACGTTTTATCCCTTGTGGAACATTTGAGCAAGGAAAACATCGAAAGAATCTTTCTTCCCGACACGTTAGGCGTTCTTTCTCCTGCGGAAACCTTCCGAGGGGTGGACACGTTGGTCCAAAAATATCCGAATCTTCATTTCGAATTTCACGGTCACAACGACTATGACCTTTCAGTAGCGAACAGTTTGGAAGCGATCCGCGCCGGCGCCAAAGGTTTACACGCATCGATCAACGGACTCGGTGAAAGAGCGGGAAATACTCCGCTGGAAGCCGTGATCACGGCGATCCACGACAAGTCAGAGTCAAAAACCCAGGTCAACGAACTTGCGATCACGGAGGCAAGTCGTCTCGTCGAAGTTTTTAGCGGGAAAAGAATCTCAGCAAACAGACCGATCGTGGGCGAAGACGTCTTCACGCAGACCGCAGGAGTTCACGCCGACGGTGATAAAAAAGGAAACCTCTATGCAAATCCGATTCTACCGGAACGATTCGGAAGAAAGAGAAGTTACGCGTTAGGCAAACTTGCAGGAAAAGCGAGTATCTCCGAAAACGTAAAACAATTGGGTATGGTGTTAAGCGACGTGATTCTTCAGAAAGTATTGGAACGGGTGATCGAACTCGGGGACCAGAACAAACTCGTAACTCCCGAAGACCTTCCGTTTATCATTGCGGACGTTTCAGGAAGAACCGGTGATAAAGTGATCGCTATCAAATCTTGTAATATACATTCCGGGATCGGAATCCGACCGCACGCGCAGATCGAAATCGAATACCAAGGAAAGGTTCACAAGGAAATTTCCGAAGGCGACGGCGGCTACGACGCGTTCATGAACGCGCTCACGAAAATCACAAACCGACTCGGGATCACCATTCCAAAACTCATCGACTACGAAGTAAGAATTCCTCCCGGCGGTAAAACAGATGCGTTAGTCGAAACGATGATCACATGGAATAAATCCCAGGATTTGGAAGAAGACTTAACTTTCAAAACGATGGGAGTTCATCCCGATCAAACGATAGCCGCCGTGCACGCTACGGAAAAAATGCTCAATCAGATTCTGCAACCATGGCAAACCTGAAACTTTTACTCGTCGGGATCGGGAATCCCGGTCAAAAATACACCCACCACAGGCATAACATTGGTTTTGTGGTCCTGGATTCTTTTTTGAATTCTTCCTCCGGAAGTTATCAGGAGAATTCCAAGTATTCCCTCGCGCGGACCGACGAGGACGGAATTACGATCTTTTATCTGAAACCCCTGGAATTTATGAATCTTTCCGGAAAAGCAGTCGCGGAGATCGCAAAGAAGAATGGAATTCCTCCGGAAAATATTCTCGTGATTCACGACGAAATCGACTTCGAATTCGGAAAACTCAAACTCAAAGGCGGCGGCGGTCATGCGGGTCACAACGGACTTCGAGATATCGTAGAAAAACTGGGTTCCAACGCATTCTTTCGTCTCCGTTTCGGTGTGGGAAAACCCTCGGAAAGTTCGGAGGTTCCCAACTACGTACTTTCCAATTTCAAACCCGAAGAAAGGGAAAAAATTCCCGAGCTCGTAAAGGCTTCTTTGCAAAAAATCTCCGATTGGATCCGAGAAAGGAAAAACGGATTTCAGAAACTCTCCGATACTAAGTAGGACAGGCGCAGTCGAAATTCTTCCTTTCAAAAGAAGAAAAGACGCGCCCGTTTTTCGATCGTTAGAAGTTGAAGCCCCTGGGAAAAAAAACCGAGGATCCGATTCGAAACGAACGAATTCAATTTAAAACGGAGCATTCCATTGGGCGATTATCCATTTCGACTTCCTCAGTTTTCATCCGCCTCTCAAAATTTAGCGGCGGAAAAATTCATCACCTATCTTAGAATCGAAAAAAATTATTCTCAAAACACGCTCAACGCATACAGCATCGATCTGAAATTCTTTTTTGATTTTTGTGAAAAGGAACAGTTGGACATCCTACAGATCGAACCCGTAGACATTCGTTCTTATTTTGCGTATCTCGCAAAGAATCACGGTTTGGATCGAAGGTCCCAGAGTAGAAAATTATCTTCTCTCAGGACCTTCTACAAAGTGTTGCTCCGAGACGATCTCGTCGTTTCGAATCCTGCGGTTCAAATCAGTTTTCCGAGAGTCAGAAGGGACATCCCGAAAAACTTCCGAATCGGAGAAACCGAAGAAATCCTGAGTTTCGAAGCAGAACGGACTTCGGAAATTTTGGACATTCGCGATCGTGCTATGATCGAGGTGTTGTATTCTTCCGGACTTCGTGTATTCGAGTTGGTAAATGCGAAACTTTCCGCTCTTTCCAAAGATCTAACGATTCTCAAAGTTCTTGGAAAGGGACAAAAAGAAAGATTTGTATACTTTGGAAAAGAAGCCGTATCTTCTCTCGAAAAGTATTTGGAATATAGAACTCATTTTTTTCCCGAGACAGAGGAAATTTTTCTCAATCAAAAAGGAAAGAAACTGACGACCCGAGGCGTACGTTATATTTTGAATGAAAGAAGAAAAAAAATGGGGTGGGAAAAAACCATCACTCCGCATAAATTCAGACACACGTTCGCTACCGATCTTTTGGACGCGGGAGCGGACATCAGAGCCGTGCAGGAATTACTCGGACATTCTTCTCTTTCTACGACTCAGATTTATCTGAGTGTGAGTAAGGAAAAAATCAAAGAGGTTTATAGAAAAGCTCATCCCCATGCCAGAAAATAAAATTCGTTCCACTACCATTCTTTGTGTCCGTAAAAACGGAAAAGTCGCCATCGGAGGCGACGGTCAGGTTTCTATGGGAAACACCGTCATGAAACAATCCGCAAAAAAAGTGAGGAGACTCTACGACGGAAAAATTCTTTCCGGTTTTGCCGGATCCGCCGCGGATGCGTTCACTCTTTTTGAACTTTTTGAAAAGAAGGTGCAGGAATTCGGAGGAAGTCTTTCCAGGAGCGCCGTGGAACTCGCGAGAGAATGGAGAATGGATCGTATGCTTCGGAGACTCGAGGCGCTTTTGATCGTCGCAGACAAAGACGAATCGTTTTTGATTTCCGGAACGGGAGACGTGATTTCTCCGGACGAAGGTGTGATCGCGATCGGCTCGGGAGGAAATTACGCGTTAGCCGCCGCTCGTGCGCTCTACGATCATACCGAACTTTCGGCGAGGGAAATCGTAGAATCTTCCATGAAAATCGCCGCGGACATTTGTATCTATACCAACGATCATATTACCATCGAAGAAATTCTCTAAATAAAAAACCTATGACAGATTCTCAAAAAGACCAGGAACTCATCTTTTCAGCCGAAGAGGAACTCACACCTCGACAGATCGTGACCAAGTTGGACGAGCATATCATCGGTCAAAAAAACGCCAAAAAAGCGGTCGCCGTCGCGCTCCGAAACCGAACTCGTCGCAAAAAACTCCATCCGGAAATGCAGGAAGAAATCTATCCTAAGAACATCATCATGATCGGTCCGACCGGCGTTGGAAAAACGGAAATCGCAAGAAGACTTTCCAAACTCTGCGGCGCACCCTTCCTCAAAGTGGAAGCGACAAAATACACCGAGGTCGGTTACGTCGGAAGAGACGTGGAATCCATGATCCGGGATCTGGCCGTCATTTCGATGAATCTCGTAAAACAGGAATTCAGAACCAAGGTGGAAGAAACCGCGAAACAAAAAGCGGAAGAGGCCTTACTCGATATCTTACTTCCGTTCCCGGGAGAACCCAAACCGACCTCCACGCAAATATCAGGTTTTTCGAATACACCGATTGCCGATGAAGAGGAAAGAAAAACGCATTTTCTCGAAACCAGAGAGTTTATGAGAAAAAAACTAAAAACCGGAAAGCTGGACGAGCAAGAAGTAGAACTCGATCTCCCGAATCCGAGTGTAGCTCAGATTCCGATGTTACAGGTTTTCGGCGCGGGGAATTTGGACGACTTGGACAATCAATTGCAGAACGTTTTGGGAGATATGCTTCCGAAAAAAAATAAAAAACGAAAACTCAAAATCCCGGAAGCTCTCAAAGCCTTAGAAGAATTCGAAGCGGAGAAGTTACTGGATCCGGATAAGGTGCAAAGAGAAGCCATTCGAAGAGTGGAAGAGATGGGAATCATCTTTTTGGACGAGATCGACAAGATCGCCGGAAGGGAAGGAAAAACCGGAGCCGACGTATCCAGAGAAGGTGTTCAAAGAGACCTTCTTCCGATCGTGGAAGGCGCCACCGTGAATACAAAAATCGGACCGGTAAAGACGGATCATATCCTTTTTATCGCGGCAGGCGCGTTTCATATGACCAAACCTTCGGATTTGATTCCGGAGTTGCAGGGAAGATTTCCGATCCGTGTTGAACTCGAAAAATTATCCAGAGAGGACTTTGAAAAAATTCTCACCGCACCTCGGTCTTCGCTAACGAGACAATACGAAGCTCTTCTGGCAACCGATTCCATTCGAGTCGAGTTTACTACGGAAGGGATTCAAGAGATCGCAAGAATCGCCTATGATATGAACGAGAAACACGAAAACATCGGAGCTCGAAGATTGAATACGATCTTAGAACGTCTATTGGAAGAATTGAGTTTCGAAGGCCCGGACCTTCCCGAAGAGAAACGAAACGTAAAAATCGACGGGAAATACGTTTTGGATCGATTGCAAGGCGTGATTCAAGACAAGGATCTGAGTCAGTATATCCTATAGTTCAAATTAGGATCTTTGCATTTTCCCTTTTCAAGAAATGATTTTTGAAAGTAAAATCGGAGATTCTATTTGACGGACTCGCAAAAAAAAGGATGCTTTGCGCCATGCATTGTATCCCAACCTCTTTTCAAAAAATTCTAATCTATTTCTTTTTTGCGTTCGTTTTGATTTTCTCAAACGGATGCGAATGGCTCCAGAAAACTCTTGTGGAAGTATTAGGCGCGTCCGATTCTTACAAGGCACAAGGCGATCCCAATCTGCTTCAGCCAAACTTCTCCGGTAAAGATGAACAAAAGGAAAAAATTCTCATTTCTCTAACGGAAGTTTCCTCCGGTTTTTCCCAGCCGACCGATCTTCAATTTCCTCCGGGAGAATCGGAAGCGTTCCTTGTGACAGAACAAAAAGGAAAACTACGATGGGGAAAAGTTAGGAAGAATGAAACGGGAACATTATTGACTTTGAATGTGTTATCCGAAGCGGAACAAGGTCTTCTCGGTTTGACGTTTCATCCGGATTTTGCGAAGAATGGAAAACTCTATCTCAATTATGTTTTAAAAGTCAACGGAAAGGATACGAGCCGCGTCTCGGAGTGGATCGTGTCTTCTCCGAAAGATTTACCGAATTCTAAAATTACTTCTGAAAGAATCATTATGGAAGTCGTTCAACCATATCCAAATCACAACGCGGGACAGCTCGCATTCGGTCCGGATGGATTCTTATACGTGGGTTGGGGAGATGGGGGATGGAAGGACGATCCGAAAGAAAACGGACAAAATCCGAAGACCTTACTGGGAAGTATGCTTCGCATCGACGTAAACGCAACGGAAAATGGAAAAGGTTATAAGATTCCAGCAGACAATCCTTTTGTAAACGATTCCTGTTGTGCGCCGGAAACATTCGCTTACGGTTTTCGAAATCCGTGGAGATACAGCTTTGATCCGCAAGGAAGATTGATTCTCGCCGACGTAGGCCAAGATCTTTGGGAAGAAGTGGATCTCATCGAAAAGGGAAAGAACTACGGTTGGAATACGAAAGAGGCGACTCACTGCTTCGATCCAAAACAAAACTGCGATGAAAAAGGACTTACCGATCCGATCTACGAATACGGAAGAGAAGAAGGACAATCGATTACGGGCGGTTACGTTTATTCGAACAGGGCGATATCTCAGTTAAAGGGGAAATACGTTTTTGCGGATTTTGTTTCCGGACGCATCTGGGCCTTGGATCTTCCTGAAACTTCCGGACAACCCGCAAAAAAAGTTTATACATTGGGGAAATGGCCGGTCTTGATTTCTTCGTTTGGAAAAGACGCTTCCGGAAAAGTTTATCTCACCGATTTTGGAAGTGGAAAAATCTATCGACTCGATCCCAAATAAAAAAAACAAACAACGACTTTTTTAAAAGTAAAACCTCTCGTACAATTCTGTCTGAGAGGTTTTACTTTTTCATCAATTTCCCCGCAGAGCAAATTCCGGTTGCAACGCTCTACTCTGATAAAACTCTGTTTTCCGTTTCAAATACGCATTGCGGCCAAAACTTAGACTTACAATTCGTTTCCAGGAAGAATGGAACCGTTACAATCAAATTCACTGTCTGAAAGGAGAAGGCCGTAATCTCCGAGGAATTTCCGTTTCCTCAGAACGCGAGGCCTTTGAGTCCAAGATGCGCAAAACGCGTTATGCGAGCTTTGAGGCAGTATTCTGCTCATTTCTATTTCCACAAAAAAGTTCTGCATTTTTTTGACTCAAAAAGCCTCGCGCATTTGAAAAAGGAATGATTGTGAGTTGGAGTTTTCTCTTTTAGAAAATTCTTTT
Above is a genomic segment from Leptospira stimsonii containing:
- the hslV gene encoding ATP-dependent protease subunit HslV; the protein is MPENKIRSTTILCVRKNGKVAIGGDGQVSMGNTVMKQSAKKVRRLYDGKILSGFAGSAADAFTLFELFEKKVQEFGGSLSRSAVELAREWRMDRMLRRLEALLIVADKDESFLISGTGDVISPDEGVIAIGSGGNYALAAARALYDHTELSAREIVESSMKIAADICIYTNDHITIEEIL
- a CDS encoding Smr/MutS family protein; the protein is MKKNSVKSGYSGAKTIYIRKLRFEEAQEKLEREIQEAFLAGETFVEIIHGIGEGILKKLTVDTIRAHDFLKEVDYSLYGISNPGSTLVEVLGPDKDTLKRYLK
- the xerC gene encoding tyrosine recombinase XerC, yielding MGDYPFRLPQFSSASQNLAAEKFITYLRIEKNYSQNTLNAYSIDLKFFFDFCEKEQLDILQIEPVDIRSYFAYLAKNHGLDRRSQSRKLSSLRTFYKVLLRDDLVVSNPAVQISFPRVRRDIPKNFRIGETEEILSFEAERTSEILDIRDRAMIEVLYSSGLRVFELVNAKLSALSKDLTILKVLGKGQKERFVYFGKEAVSSLEKYLEYRTHFFPETEEIFLNQKGKKLTTRGVRYILNERRKKMGWEKTITPHKFRHTFATDLLDAGADIRAVQELLGHSSLSTTQIYLSVSKEKIKEVYRKAHPHARK
- the pth gene encoding aminoacyl-tRNA hydrolase translates to MANLKLLLVGIGNPGQKYTHHRHNIGFVVLDSFLNSSSGSYQENSKYSLARTDEDGITIFYLKPLEFMNLSGKAVAEIAKKNGIPPENILVIHDEIDFEFGKLKLKGGGGHAGHNGLRDIVEKLGSNAFFRLRFGVGKPSESSEVPNYVLSNFKPEEREKIPELVKASLQKISDWIRERKNGFQKLSDTK
- a CDS encoding DedA family protein, producing the protein MTFQETLIQILHRFSETDPVFVWLFFVFSNFAENIFPPWPGDTITVFGGFLVARNLESFGWIALVSSTFFGNLLGAWVMYRFGNVFLHWVKKKDFPFKDSLYDEESIEKTMAWFHRNSIAVVLFSRFSAGIRFFVSIVAGMVKMNPLVFFGCFAIAVFLWCGILIFSGFYLGAHWEAVLGFLEIYNRIIVGLLILFAIGFFWYRRRRKIADQNS
- a CDS encoding AI-2E family transporter, yielding MLEPAVPLNPEPGKYTFVIFFSILFLFAIGVFFLVFRPYLYSSLMALILYLATRRQYKLLKEYLGERFQWLVPWIMTTLVAMLVLIPSYFVIRTLIQEALSILFKLRISLSEDKMIETLMNFAMLTDFITDNEFFWVKVPEIYGEFAENYVDILNLDSIYGILSNASSFILGNIELPTGILMNLFFALLVLFFLYQDGKKVERFILDNLPFSRQLEEQVGRKVTSAVQTVIRGNLIISILQGTAVYILLLIAGISSPFLYASLAAFFSIIPVVGTSVVWLPIGLYILFLENNPMMAIFFMGSGLFFYLALENFVKPRMLDKKLQVHPLLIFLSLIGGIKEFGIMGLVVGPVAVTLVVILWDFWRLYRRELILNKGHR
- the cimA gene encoding (R)-citramalate synthase CimA; protein product: MTKNTLEILDVTLRDGEQTRGVSFSTSEKLNIAKFLLQKLNVDRVEIASARVSKGEFETVQKIIEWAETEKLTDRIELLGFVDGNKTVDWIRDSGAKVLNLLTKGSLHHLEKQLNKTPKEFFTDISFVIDYARKNGLRINVYLEDWSNGFRNSPDYVLSLVEHLSKENIERIFLPDTLGVLSPAETFRGVDTLVQKYPNLHFEFHGHNDYDLSVANSLEAIRAGAKGLHASINGLGERAGNTPLEAVITAIHDKSESKTQVNELAITEASRLVEVFSGKRISANRPIVGEDVFTQTAGVHADGDKKGNLYANPILPERFGRKRSYALGKLAGKASISENVKQLGMVLSDVILQKVLERVIELGDQNKLVTPEDLPFIIADVSGRTGDKVIAIKSCNIHSGIGIRPHAQIEIEYQGKVHKEISEGDGGYDAFMNALTKITNRLGITIPKLIDYEVRIPPGGKTDALVETMITWNKSQDLEEDLTFKTMGVHPDQTIAAVHATEKMLNQILQPWQT
- the hslU gene encoding ATP-dependent protease ATPase subunit HslU, giving the protein MTDSQKDQELIFSAEEELTPRQIVTKLDEHIIGQKNAKKAVAVALRNRTRRKKLHPEMQEEIYPKNIIMIGPTGVGKTEIARRLSKLCGAPFLKVEATKYTEVGYVGRDVESMIRDLAVISMNLVKQEFRTKVEETAKQKAEEALLDILLPFPGEPKPTSTQISGFSNTPIADEEERKTHFLETREFMRKKLKTGKLDEQEVELDLPNPSVAQIPMLQVFGAGNLDDLDNQLQNVLGDMLPKKNKKRKLKIPEALKALEEFEAEKLLDPDKVQREAIRRVEEMGIIFLDEIDKIAGREGKTGADVSREGVQRDLLPIVEGATVNTKIGPVKTDHILFIAAGAFHMTKPSDLIPELQGRFPIRVELEKLSREDFEKILTAPRSSLTRQYEALLATDSIRVEFTTEGIQEIARIAYDMNEKHENIGARRLNTILERLLEELSFEGPDLPEEKRNVKIDGKYVLDRLQGVIQDKDLSQYIL
- a CDS encoding PQQ-dependent sugar dehydrogenase produces the protein MLCAMHCIPTSFQKILIYFFFAFVLIFSNGCEWLQKTLVEVLGASDSYKAQGDPNLLQPNFSGKDEQKEKILISLTEVSSGFSQPTDLQFPPGESEAFLVTEQKGKLRWGKVRKNETGTLLTLNVLSEAEQGLLGLTFHPDFAKNGKLYLNYVLKVNGKDTSRVSEWIVSSPKDLPNSKITSERIIMEVVQPYPNHNAGQLAFGPDGFLYVGWGDGGWKDDPKENGQNPKTLLGSMLRIDVNATENGKGYKIPADNPFVNDSCCAPETFAYGFRNPWRYSFDPQGRLILADVGQDLWEEVDLIEKGKNYGWNTKEATHCFDPKQNCDEKGLTDPIYEYGREEGQSITGGYVYSNRAISQLKGKYVFADFVSGRIWALDLPETSGQPAKKVYTLGKWPVLISSFGKDASGKVYLTDFGSGKIYRLDPK
- a CDS encoding phosphatase domain-containing protein is translated as MSEEADSKAETAKLVDKKRIAICGGTLGRENRYYIRGQVVDAGITEEMRDDSRWDLLTGLFEGQDREITPFLDYGLEPVRKPILVAEIWDESENLVHQSPEIKGDDGGFFFHEFTKPLPPGKYSFRILFKRLDSYRQFTKDIAYLNQKGKSEISGSSLIGKGKLRILPENFSGYVTTSDIDQTYLATDIHSNKGKLSTLFETPQQKLPLPGMPALYREIRLATEDSPLCFISASPHFFRRTLLSTIRSHSIDTESLHLKYLEGTIKGIVEKFWDSVTHPTKFITDGLLGSMERIRKFAGASFQSLFDQMSYKLTILLRDRLYLPTHSKEILIGDNTESDYLIFLLYQYILSGKMAGKELEDYLYRLNFLGRDAVTRDAAKTIAELGAENRKIHGDINSVALVLINKTTHGPDEEEMHWNVQSALPAGIDPFKQKEIHPYILTEGAPGFAVVLQDNGILDTSAVFRVVADMAGEWMEGKVIDPPALMEWIQNLTLPGDYQEEKDLIIQGLKRALDREEIT